DNA sequence from the Pseudophryne corroboree isolate aPseCor3 chromosome 6, aPseCor3.hap2, whole genome shotgun sequence genome:
ACATCTGTTCCACTGGATTACAAATACTGATTATACAAAAGCTTGTTTTTCTGGAAGATTTCACATACTGAGAATGGCTGAGATGAAACCTCCTACACAGACATACAAAGGAATCAGATGGCAAGTAATATTTCCCTTCTTATTATCATGGCTGTGTCATTCAGTCTCTGGTCAGATTCATTATTCTATTGTAGAAGAGATGAGAAAAGACTCTGTTATAGCAAATATTGCAGAAGACCTTGGATTAGATATTAAACAGCTCTCATCTAGGAAACTGAGAATTGTATCTCGTGTATCAGAGAAATATttttatgtaaatgcaaataatggGAATCTGTACATTAAGGACAGGATAGACAGAGAGACACTATGTGGGGCAGCAGCTACCTGCTTCCTAACCTTTGATGCTGTAGTTGAAAATCCATTAAATGTTTTCAGGGTCAAAATAGAAATTCAGGACATAAATGATAATTCTCCAAGGTTTTTTCATGAGATGATCAATTTAGACATTATAGAATTTACTTCACCGGGAACCAGATTTGCTTTACAAGGTGCAGAAGACCCAGATATTGGTATGAATGCAGTACAGACATACAGGATCAGTGATAATCAGCATTTCACACTGAGTGAAAGCAGCAACCCAGATGGGAGCACATTTCTAGAACTTGTGTTAGAGAAACCTTTAGATCGAGAGACACAAAGCATTCATAAATTAACACTAACAGCCTTGGATGGAGGAAACCCAGTAAGATCTGGTACTGCTTTAGTACGGATCATTGTCATTGATGCAAATGATAATTTTCCAGTATTTAAGCAACAAATATATAAGGTCAGTGTGAATGAAAATATTCCAATCAATACTACAGTAATCGCTGTTAATGCAACAGACAGAGATGAAGGTGTCAATGGACAGATCACATATTCCTTCAGCAAAACATCAGGGAATGTCCATCACACAGGTACTTTCAGTATCCATCCTATAAGTGGTGAAATTAAAACAAATAGTCAGCTAGATTTTGAACTAACAAGTAACTATGAGCTCTCTGTACAAGCTAAAGATGGAGGTGGCCTTGTTGTTCACTGTAAAGTATTGATAGAAGTGATAGATGAGAATGACAATGCTCCTGAGATATCCATCACATCATTATCTAGTCCTATTCCTGAGGATTCTGCACCTGGCACAGTGATTGCTCTGATTGAAGTTCACGATCAAGATTCTGGAGCAAATGGAGAAGTTGACTGTAAACTTACTGACAATTCTTTTAATTTATTACTATCATCTGACAGTTATTACAGAATAGTTACTACAGGTTTCATGGACAGAGAGAAAGTATCTAGTTATAACATCACAGTAGCAGCTACTGACAGAGGATATCCCCCGCTTTCCAGCAGAAGAACCATCAGACTGGAGAtatcagatgttaatgacaatccacCATTATTTATGAAATCTACTTATGTTGCTTATGTGCCAGAGAACAACTTACCAGGATCCTCAATATACAGTGTACAAGCATCAGACCCTGATACTGGAGACAATGCTAAAATTATTTATTCTATTTCCAGCAGTAATACAGAAAATGTCCCAGTGTCCTCTTATCTCTCCATCAATATAGAGACTGGGGTTCTCTATGCTCAGAGATCATTTGATTATGAGCAGCACAAGGATTTTCTACTACAAGTAATTGCTAGAGACAGTGGATCCCCATCTCTGAGCAGCAATGCAACACTTATTATACGCATAGTGGATCAGAATGATAATGCACCAAAGATCTTGTACCCATCAGCAGACAGTGGTGGCCCAGCTGTATTTGAGATGGTCCCTTTTGCTTCTGAACAAGGATCATTAATAACTAAGGTGGTTGCAGTGGATGCAGACTCTGGACATAATGCTTGGCTCTCATATCACTTCAAACAAGTGTCAGAACCATCTCACTTTACCATCAGTCAGCACACTGGGGAAATCAGGACATCACGTGTCTTTCAACAGAAGGATATATTGAATCACAAGGTTGTGGTGATGGTGAAGGACAATGGAGACCCCTCTCTATCAGCTACAGTCTCCTTAAGTCTTGTGGTTGCAGATAACTTCCAACAGGTGGTTCCTAAACTCAGTAACAAACTCAAAGGTGAAGATCCCCAAACCAATCTACAGTTGTACTTAGTGATCGCACTTGCTCTCATTTCCTTGTTATTTATTGTAACTGTTTTGTTGGTCATTATATCAAAATGCAAACAATCAAAACCTTCACCAACCTTTAGTTCTCTAAGTACAAATCTGTATCCTCCAGTTGATCCCAGGATGTTCTCCATGTATAGTGATGGAACTTTACCATTTCCCTACTCATACAATGTGTGTGTGGCTTTGGATCCCAGTGAAAGTGACTTTACTTATAGGAAACCAAAGCAAGATGTTCCTGTGGATAATCTCATAGATGCTGATGATTCTGGACTTGGGAGTGAAAGTCATAATGAAAATTTACCAACAAACAGTCTTATACAGGTGAGTTTGTCCACACATTCAGTAGGCAAAATGTAAAATGGCTCAATGCTAGCTGTAtggcacatacagtactgtgtgcTAATCCTACTCATTTTATTTGTGTactatttatgaacagtttcttatatagtgcatcaAATTCCGTTGCGATTTACAATTGGAAATGGAAACCACATTGTTATAAACACTATACTGGGTTAGcagagagaaaaatatatatatattttttttttcaatgcaaACATTGTGCCCTATATCAAAAATTAGGTATGGGTGCGGGATCCCAACAGTGAGGTTGTCGGCgatcaaaataccaacagcagcatcccaactGTCAGAATTCTGACATTTTTAGAAAGTATGCTAACCCTaccctcccttagtgcctaacccccacccccacagactaaccctaacccccacccccacagactaaccctaacccccacccccacagactaacccccacccccacagactaaccctaacccccacccccacagactaaccctaacccccacccccacagactaacccccacccccacagactaaccctaacccccacccccacagACTAACTCTAACCCCCACCTCcactgactaaccctaacccccacctccactgactaaccctaacccccaccccacagactaacccttacCCCCACCTCcactgactaaccctaacccccacccccacagactaaccctaaccccaatctcacagactaaccctaaccccctcagcatacttacatttgggagaagatgacagtcgggattccagcatcggcatcctcagtggtgttgggattccagtgtctgtcttctgactgctggcatcctaccTATCAGGATGCCAATTTCATCCCTTAAATGATGGTACCTTTACTTTTAGTGTCTTCTATTACCCATTGATGATGCGCCCTTTCCCCTGGTACCTCTTATGTTTCAGAAGACAAATTAAAATTTCCAGTAGAAAGTAGTTAAATATTAAAAGTTACTCTGTGAAATTATTTACCTCATACATACCTCATTTGTATCTGGACTCAACCACACGCCACTGCAAAATTAATAAGTCTTGAATGACCCATCTCTAT
Encoded proteins:
- the LOC134933540 gene encoding protocadherin gamma-B2-like isoform X14 codes for the protein MAEMKPPTQTYKGIRWQVIFPFLLSWLCHSVSGQIHYSIVEEMRKDSVIANIAEDLGLDIKQLSSRKLRIVSRVSEKYFYVNANNGNLYIKDRIDRETLCGAAATCFLTFDAVVENPLNVFRVKIEIQDINDNSPRFFHEMINLDIIEFTSPGTRFALQGAEDPDIGMNAVQTYRISDNQHFTLSESSNPDGSTFLELVLEKPLDRETQSIHKLTLTALDGGNPVRSGTALVRIIVIDANDNFPVFKQQIYKVSVNENIPINTTVIAVNATDRDEGVNGQITYSFSKTSGNVHHTGTFSIHPISGEIKTNSQLDFELTSNYELSVQAKDGGGLVVHCKVLIEVIDENDNAPEISITSLSSPIPEDSAPGTVIALIEVHDQDSGANGEVDCKLTDNSFNLLLSSDSYYRIVTTGFMDREKVSSYNITVAATDRGYPPLSSRRTIRLEISDVNDNPPLFMKSTYVAYVPENNLPGSSIYSVQASDPDTGDNAKIIYSISSSNTENVPVSSYLSINIETGVLYAQRSFDYEQHKDFLLQVIARDSGSPSLSSNATLIIRIVDQNDNAPKILYPSADSGGPAVFEMVPFASEQGSLITKVVAVDADSGHNAWLSYHFKQVSEPSHFTISQHTGEIRTSRVFQQKDILNHKVVVMVKDNGDPSLSATVSLSLVVADNFQQVVPKLSNKLKGEDPQTNLQLYLVIALALISLLFIVTVLLVIISKCKQSKPSPTFSSLSTNLYPPVDPRMFSMYSDGTLPFPYSYNVCVALDPSESDFTYRKPKQDVPVDNLIDADDSGLGSESHNENLPTNSLIQQAQPNTDWRFSQAQAQRPGPSGAQQPTEEAGVWPNNQFETERLQAMILASANEAAEGGAAIGAGTGTMGLSARYGPQFTLQHVPDYRQNIYIPGTTSTLTNAAGKRDGKGPSGNKKKSGKKEKK